The nucleotide sequence TCCttacgtgagttaagtcactcacgctggttttgttttgaaatattcaCAATGTTTCAATGTTGGAGCATGAGTTTAGGTTGTTGGCTTCCACTTATAACATGTTTTGCATTGTATTCAAGGTTGAAAATGCTACTTCAGTTAACAAAAATTTACAAAGTGtgtcttcttcttcaaaaaaaaaaaaaattacaaagtttGACATGCATAAAATAAGAGATATTTTTGATACATTTAGCTCGAATCTAAATAGGGAAAACAAAGGACCCTTTTGACCATTTGTGAATGCTAACTAACTTAACCTGACATGCCAATCTGTTGTTGCCACATCAGATGTACGACATGACCCACACTCACTAACCATTGAGCTACTAGTTGTGTGACCTATCTTTTTCCCCTATATAAAGCCACCCTCTCCCCTTCCACCCTTCATTCTAAAATAAGTTCCTTCTCCACACCCTACCTCTCTCATccaaaatctcaaaacccaTCAACTACTTCCTACATACACATCCCTTCCCTTTTTCTCCTGCAATTCCCAAACACCTCCTTAAGTAATCATTACACCATTATATCCAATCTTTTCATAACTCTCTTCTTAGCCCTTATTCTCACAATCACCACAATTCTTGCTCCTTTTCACCCTCCTACctttcctttttatttgttttaccAACAAAAAATGTACAAGTTTGAGAAGAGATCAACAATCCACGACAGGTTCATAAACCCTTCATTCTCTTCCACCCTCTTAGACCAAATTTACCGTTCCATCGACGAAGGAGAAACAAAATTAACCACCGAAACAACCAAATTTTACAGAGAACAAAAACCAACGGTTATAAACAAACCAACAACCGACAGAAAATATTATAACTACGAACCAAAAACTGAAAAACTTGTCACTGTCGTGAAAGAAACCAACAACAATCGAAAATCAAATCAACATGATCATGACCAAGATGCTCTGTTCTTCAGTTCAACCTCAATTTCTTCGGATTCTAGCTCCAGTGGATTCTCCTCCTCCGACACAGATTCATTATACAGAACAAAATCACGTTCCTCGTCGTGCTTTGTTCCACCGAGGCCAAAACCGGTGAGAACAAGCACGTCGGCATCATTTAGGTTTGAAAAAGAGAAACATGGGAATCATGTTTTCGATGATTTTTGTCGAAGTTCAGAAACCAAACAAGGCACAGAAACTCGCGGCGAGGAAGTAATTTTAATAAAGAACAAATCAAGAGCCGTTAAGATTTACAATAACTTGAAGAAAGTGAAGCAACCGATTTCGCCAGGTGGAAAACTCACGAGTTTCCTCAACTCTCTATTTGTTAATAGTAACaatgagaagaaaatgaagactGAGAAACCAACAAAGACGAAGAAGCAGATGAACACGTGGGAGACTCATGAGGGAAAAGTAGCTTCCACGTGTTCATCTGCTTCTTCGTTTTCGCGGTCTTGTTTGAGCAAAACAGCGTCATTTTGTGGTAGAAATGATTACAAAACTGTTGGTTTTTGTGGAGTGGAAGAGGGTAGAGCTAAGGTGGAGGAAGCTACTAGAAAGTTTTTGAATGAGTACCATAGCCgtaacaagaagaagaagaaggacgATTTAGTTTTATTAAAGGATTTGTGTATTAATCaaaatgaagaagaggatgaagatgatgatgatgtggcAAGTTGTGCAAGTTCTGATCTTTTTGAGTTGGATCATTTGAGTGTGTTTGGAGATAGTAGGTATTGTGAGGAGCTTCCTGTGTATGGAACTACCCGTGTtagttaattagttaattattgaTTAGTAATAATAGTGTCATTGTTAATGCATGAGGCTAGAAgcatatatcatatatagaTACATGAATAACAGAACCATTTGGATATTTGTCTttctaagtttttttctttgtggttttcttaattatatatatgtccTTTAAATAAAATGGTTTTATGGAGTGCAAAATTAACATCGAAGCTATTAGCTTACCATGATTGTTTGTAAGTGCGATGtgaacaaaaagaacaaaaatagaGTAATGCGTTGTATTGCGAGATGTTCAGGAGAGATAAGACGTGTCATTTATTTTGACCCCAACAAATAATTTATTCCACCAAATCTGGAATTGACACTCTTTCTAACATTAAACATATCTGTTTTCGTGAGTTTTTGGGACGTTTTCTTTCCTTCGCACTATATAGGATAAAAACATAATTGTTAATGAAAGTATTCGATCGACACTCTCATGTATGGTCGCCGCTATTGGTCaaaatatcttatttttatgtataaaacatttttttttactgaatttCTTGTATAAATCCATACCACTCTCCCATTAATCTGCAGATTGGTTTATATCATCCCAAAGGATACTTGATAAGATATATATAGTAGGGCTCTATAATAAGTGTAGTTTGAAACAATCAATCTCACAAATTACATTTATCATAGTGCCAATGAATTAACTTGCTGAGCCGATTGGCTCATGATTCTCTGGACTATTAAAGAATGATCATATACTTTACCCACCTTTTATCTCACTAATAGGATTACCATCACAATTCGGCAGTATTTgcattaggaaaaaaaaaagttgaaacagTTTACAATGGTGAAAATGACTCTTGAGAAAATACTTGATTAATTTTACAAAGTGTTTCAAAAAGACTTTTTCTTGCTTACAAgtagtcttttaaaaaaattctttgatcAGTTACTATGTTATTGGTACGAAGTTTTCACGTCTGTTTAACAATGTCTTTGACAtcattatgatttttttcacaTCTATGTAAACAAAGCAAGATTGCTTAATaattatgtatttaattttggaGTATGTTTTTAATGAGTTGAGTATCATGACAATGACATTGCTAAATTATGTGGAGGTGAGAACATATAACTAATCTAAAGCCTCTTATTGGTAAAGCGATGTTTTTCATTGAAATGTGTACGTGTCTTGGTGTATGTGTATTGTGTATTTTTGTAGTTGTCAT is from Medicago truncatula cultivar Jemalong A17 chromosome 1, MtrunA17r5.0-ANR, whole genome shotgun sequence and encodes:
- the LOC25481988 gene encoding protein BIG GRAIN 1-like A, with protein sequence MYKFEKRSTIHDRFINPSFSSTLLDQIYRSIDEGETKLTTETTKFYREQKPTVINKPTTDRKYYNYEPKTEKLVTVVKETNNNRKSNQHDHDQDALFFSSTSISSDSSSSGFSSSDTDSLYRTKSRSSSCFVPPRPKPVRTSTSASFRFEKEKHGNHVFDDFCRSSETKQGTETRGEEVILIKNKSRAVKIYNNLKKVKQPISPGGKLTSFLNSLFVNSNNEKKMKTEKPTKTKKQMNTWETHEGKVASTCSSASSFSRSCLSKTASFCGRNDYKTVGFCGVEEGRAKVEEATRKFLNEYHSRNKKKKKDDLVLLKDLCINQNEEEDEDDDDVASCASSDLFELDHLSVFGDSRYCEELPVYGTTRVS